CCATTGCTCTATTGTGCGTCACCGGGGAACCGCAAGCACACGCGCCCGGAATCCGTCAGTGCAATGAGCAACCGAAAGTGGGACAGTGGAGAGGGTGTTCGAACAAAGGGATTTCATGGGCGCGACCGGCCGCGAGCCGCACGACCCCCACGAGGAGTCGAGACGATTCGGCAGGTCGGATCACCCGGCCGTGCCCGCCGAGACCTTCCTGATCACCGACGCCCAGGACTCACTCGAGGCACAACAAAAGGCCCGGGTCCGCAAGTACCTGATCATGATGGCGTTCCGCGTCCCCGCGCTGATCGTCGCCGGCATCGCCTACTCGATCACCGGCTCCGGACTCCTCGCCCTGGCCATCGTCGCCATCTCCATCCCGCTGCCATGGATGGCCGTGCTCATCGCCAACGACCGCCCGCCCCGCAAGCGCGGCGAGGTCCCCCACTACAAGTACGGCGCCGATCATCACCTCATCGGGCCACCCGCCCTCTCGCGGACCGAACAGCAGCTGCCCCATCGCACCGTCGACGGGCATGTCGTGGACCCCGACGACTGAGCCACCGTCGACCCGACGACCACCGTCGCCGCCGCAGTGGGTTCCCCCGCGTTCGACATCTCAGCAACTTCTCAGCCGCTCCTGCGAACCGGCGAAAGTCTTCGCAGGTCACCAAGCCTCCTTTGGGTTTGCGCCGAATCACTTTCGGGAACTATCGCCATCACATGGACGTTGGACCCAGTGAACGCATTCAAGTCAGGAGGCCGCATGTCACGCTCGACAGTTGCACGTTCGACCCCGACCACAGGTTTCGCCGATCCCGCTGCCCCGGGCACCCGCCCGGCGATGACGGAGCAGGATCTCGATGCCCAGTCGCCCGCCGCGGACCTCGTCCGCGTCTACCTCAACGGGATCGGACGCACCGCTCTCCTCAACGCAGAGCAGGAGGTCGAACTCGCCAAGCAGATCGAGGCCGGCCTCTACGCCAAGCACGTCCTGGCTACCAAGAAGCGCCTCTCGGCCACCAAGAAGCGTGACCTGGCGACCATCGTCCGCGAGGGTGAGGCAGCACGCGCCCATCTGCTCGAGGCGAATCTCCGTCTCGTCGTCTCGCTGGCCAAGCGCTACACCGGCCGCGGCATGCCGCTCCTGGATCTCATCCAGGAGGGCAACCTGGGTCTGATCCGCGCCATGGAGAAGTTCGACTACGCCAAGGGCTTCAAGTTCTCGACGTACGCCACGTGGTGGATTCGTCAGGCCATCACCCGCGGTATGGCCGATCAGAGCCGCACGATCCGGCTCCCCGTCCACCTCGTCGAGCAGGTGAACAAACTCGCCCGTATCAAGCGCGAGCTCCACCAGCAGCTCGGCCGCGAGGCAACAGACGAGGAACTCGCCAACGAGTCCGGTATCCCGGCCGAGAAGATCGCCGATCTGCTCGACCACAGCCGCGACCCGGTGAGCCTCGACATGCCGGTCGGCAGCGACGAGGAGGCACCGCTGGGCGACTTCATCGAAGACGCCGAGGCCACCTCGGCCGAGAACGCCGTCATCGCCGGTCTGCTGCACTCCGACATCCGGGCCGTCCTTGCGACCCTCGACGAGCGCGAGCAGCAGGTCATCCGGATGCGCTACGGCCTCGACGACGGCCAACCGCGCACCCTCGATCAGATCGGCCGCATGTTCGGACTGTCGCGAGAGCGCGTGCGTCAGATCGAACGCGAGGTCATGGGCAAGCTCCGCGCCGGCGATCGTGCCGAGCGCCTGCGCGCCTACGCCAGCTGACGCTCCCGGTCTCCCGGCTCCACCGTCCCTTAGCTCAATCCCCTTAGCTCAATCGTCTCGGTCCGGTGTCCCGCCTGTCGGGCACCGGGCCGACGCGTATCTGGGCATTGAGCACCGACGCGCCGTCGACCGACACCAGGATCGGGTCGCAGAGCACCTCACGCACCTCGGGGATGTCGTCGACGAGGGTGGAGATCCGCAGCAGCAGGTCGACGAGCGCCTCCTTGTCGGCCGGTTCCTCACCCCGATAGCCGGAGAGGAGCGGCGCCGAACGCGGTTCGTCGATCAGCTCACGGGCGTCGAACTCGGTGAGCGGGATCGCCCGGTAGCCGTGGTCGCCGAGCAGGTCGAAGGTCCGCCCCGACAGTCCGAAAGAGATCACCGAACCGAAGGACTGGTCGTCGCGGACGCGGATGACCGTGCCGACACCCTTCGGGGCCATCTTCTGCACGTGCAGGACGTGGTCGCCGGTCAGTTCGCTCAGCTCGGCGAACGCGTTCACGACCGCGGTCGCGTCGGGCAGGTCCAGCCGGGCGCCCTCACGATCCAGGCGTCCCCGCCATTTGGGCGAGGTGGCCTTCACGGCGACCGGGAAACCGAGCTCGCGAGCCGCCGCCGACGCCTCGTGCATCGTCCTGACCTCACGGAACGGGACGACCGAGATGCCGTACCAGCGCAGCAGTTTCGCCGAGTCCACCTGGCCGAGGAGACGATCCGACGACTGCCCGTCGGAGGCCATCGCCTCGCGCACGTACATGCGGGCCGCCTCGGGGTCGGTGCCCTCGGCCCGATGGACCACCGACTCCGGACGCATCTTCCACTTGGCGTACTGCCAGGCGCGCGCCAGTGATGCGGCGGCGCGTTCCGGGCTGGCGTACGACGGGATGGACCCGCGTTCGGGCAGACCGTTAGGACCGGGCTTCGTGAGACCCGGCGGGATGCCGTCGACCGCGAGGAACGTCGTGACGATCGGCTTGTCACCGTCCGCGCCGGGCGTGTTCGCCGCCGCCATGAGCGCGCGGGCGTGCCAGTCGGCGTCCACGGCCACCGGCGGGACGAAGACGACGATGATCGCGTCGACACCGGTGTCGGTCATCGCCGCGGACACGGCATCCTCGAACAGTTCCTCCGACGCGCCCGCGCCGAGATCGATGTTGTCGACCACTTCCAGGCCGCCGTTGCGCGCGTGGTCGGCGGCGAGGCTCCCCAACACCGACGAGTTGCCGATGATCCGCACGCGCGGTCCGCGCGGAAGCGGTTGATAGGCGAACAATGCCGCGCAGTCGAAGAGTTCGGGGATCGTGTCGACCTGGATGACACCGGCCTGTTCGAGCATCATGCGTGCGATCTGGTCGTCGAAGTTGGCCGTCGACCGGGCGGCGCGGACCGGGCTCATCGCGCCGGCGCCCGACTTCACCGCGACGATCGGCTTGGCCCGCGACACCCGCCGCGAGATGCGGGAGAACTTGCGCGGGTTACCGAAGCTCTCGAGATAGAGCAGGATCACGTCGGTCGAGGCGTCGCTGTCCCAGTACTGCAGGAGGTCGTTGCCGGAGACGTCGGCACGATTGCCGGCGGAGACGAACGTCGACAATCCGATCTGCCGCCGTGCCGCGGTGTCGAGGATCGCGATGCCCAGTGCACCGGACTGACAGAAGAACCCCACCCGGCCGGCCGCCGGGATGCGCGGTGCGAGTGTGGCGTTGAGCGCGATTCCGGCGTCGTTGTTGGCCACACCCAGCGCGTTCGGGCCGACGAGACGCATACCGTGTTCCCGGACCTGCGCGACGAGGCGACGCTCGTTCTCCAGACCCTCCTCCTCGCCGGAGTCACCGAATCCGGACGACACGACGACGAGCGTCCGCACACCCTTCACGAGGCAGTCGTCGAGGACGTCGTCGACCCGGGACGCCGGGACCGCGACCACGGCGAGGTCGACCGGGTCCGGGATGTCGCGGACCGTCTCGTAGGCGCGGATGCCGCGGACCGACGGCGGCCGTTCGCGGGTGCGCCGCCGGTTCGGGGTCGCCGGGCGGCCGACACGCTCAGAACCCGGGCGGTCGGGCTCCTCGTCGACGCGGGCGGGCCCGTTCACCGGGAACACCGGCCCGGTGAACCCACCGGCGATGATGTTGGCGAGCAACGCGTTTCCGACCTTGTTCGGGTCGGTCGACGCACCGATCACCGCGACCGAGGTGGGGCGCAGCAGGTTCGCGACGCTGCGGGCCTCGGACGCGTTCTCGCGGGCGTTGCGCACCGACAGCAGCGCCTCGGTCGGGTCGATCAGGAACTCCACGTGCACCGTCGAGCCGTCGAAGCTCCGTGCGAGCTGGTAACCGGCGTCGCGGAACACGGCGACCATGTTCGGGTTCTCGCTGAGCACCTCGGCCTCGAAACGGGTGAAACCGTTCTCGGCCGCGGCGCCGGCGAGGTGTTCGAGCAGGATCGGTCCGAGACCGCGTCCCTGGTGTTCGTCGGCGACGACGAAGGCCACCTCGGCCGATTCCGGCTTGCCGTCGAAGGCGAGTCCCTCGTAGATGCCGACGGCGATGATCTCGCCACCGAGCACGGCGACGATCGCGACGCGCTGCTGATGGTCGACGGTTGTCATCCGTGCCACCTCGCGCGGCGGCAGCGTGGGCGTCGGGCCGAAATACCGCATGTAGCGGGTGCGTTCGGAGAGCTTGGAATGGAAGGCGACGATCCGCTCGGCGTCGTCGGGGACGATCGGCCGCAGGTGGACCACCCCACCGTCGGAGGCGAGCACGTCGGCGATCCAGTGCCGCGGATAGTCCCAGGCACTACGGGGCTCGGGCTGATCGGCCAGTGTCTCCGGCGCAGTCTGGGTTTCCGCCGCAGTCTGGGTTTGCTCTGGGTTGGACGACACGTCCTGATCAGTCACGGGGATCCTCCGGGTCGAGACCGTGCAGAGGGTACACCGCGCGGCGGGTCGCGAGGATCGCGCGATCGGTCTGTCGCTGTGCTGTTGCACTCACCCCCTCGAAGGGCTCCTGCCCCGCATCGCCGTCCCACGGCTGATACTCCACGTCGCCGCCGTCGCCCATCACCCCGACCGGCGGCCGCGCGTAGTCGGAGTGCACCTGGGTGGAGATCTGTTCGGCTGTGGCGCACCAGGATTCGTCGATCGTCGTGGTGGGGTCGATCTCCCGGTCGAGGGCCACGCCGAGCAGGTGCGTCCAACTGCGGGGCACCACGTTGACGACGCCGTAGCCACCGCCGCCGACCGCGATCCACCGTCCCTCGCAGTACTTGTCGGCAAGATCACGCATCGCGATCATTGCCGCGCGCTGCCCCTCGACGGTGAGCGACAGGTCGGTGAGGGGATCGGCGCGATGACTGTCGGCGCCGCACTGGCTGACGATGATCTGTGGTTTGAACTCAGCGATGAGCGACGGCACGACGGCGTGGAAAGCCCGCAGCCACAGGCGATCCTCGGTGTTGGGCATCAGCGCGAGGTTGACCGCACTCCCCTGCGCGTCGCCGTCGCCGACCTCGGTCGGCCAGCCCGTCCCCGGCCACAGCGTCGCGGGATGCTGGTGCAGCGAGACCGTCATCACGCGCGGATCCGCCGCGAACTCCACCTGGACGCCGTCGCCGTGGTGGGCGTCGACGTCGATGTAGGCGATCCGGTCGAAGCCCTTGTCCAACAGGTATCGGATGGCGATCGCGCAGTCGTTGTAGATGCAGAACCCGGCGGCCCGGGCCTTCATCGCGTGGTGCATGCCGCCGCCGATGTTGACCGCGCGGGTCGCGGCACCGGACGCGACGGTCTGCGCGGCGGCCAGCGTCCCGCCGACGAGGAGGCGAGCGGCCTCGTGCATCCCGGCGAACACGGGGTTGTCGGCGTCGCCCAGTCCGAACAGTCGCTCGAGCAGCGGTCCCGACAGCGATGCGGTTCCGGAACCCACGGCACGGACGGCGTCGATGTAGTCCCGGGTGTGCACCACGGTGAGGGCGTCGTCGTCGATGGCCTGCGGGGGCACGGTCTCGACGTCGTCGAGCACCCCGAGGCTCTGGGCGAGGGTCATCGTGAGCGCGAGCCTCACGGGATTCATCGGGTGGGTGTGGGCCCACCGGTAGGACAGGAAGTCCTCGCTCCAGATGACGGCCGTCGTGGAAGTGTCGGTCACAGGGTTCAGGCTAGTGGTTCAGCTCGCGGGCGGGTGCACGATGTCGGTTCGACCACATGTGGGTACGGTCGGGGTCGTCGTCAGGGTCCGCGGGTGCGTGAGAGGGCTGTCACCGTGGGCGAACAGGGTAATCTTGGCGGGGACGAAAGGGATTGGGCACAGTGAACGATCTGGTTGACACCACCGAGATGTATCTGCGGACGATCTACGACCTCGAAGAAGAGGGAATCGTGCCGCTGCGGGCGCGTATCGCCGAGCGCCTGGACCAAAGCGGCCCGACCGTCTCTCAGACCGTCGCCCGGATGGAGCGCGACGGACTCCTGCGCGTCGCCGGCGACCGCCATCTCGAACTGACCGAGCGCGGCCGTTCGCTGGCCGTCGCGGTCATGCGCAAGCACCGCCTGGCCGAGCGGCTCCTGGTCGACGTCATCGGCATGCCCTGGGATCAGGTCCACGAGGAGGCCTGCCGCTGGGAACACGTGATGAGCGAGAACGTGGAGCGCCGTCTGCTCGCCGTGCTCGAGTACCCGACGACCTCGCCGTACGGCAACCCGATCCCGGGCCTTGATCTGCTCGGCGTCGAGGTTCCCTCGACCGACGACGGTGCGACCCGGATCGCTGATCTGCCCGCGGGCGACACCGTGGCGGTCATCGTGCGGCGACTGTCCGAGCACGCACAGTCCGATGTGGGTCTCATCTCGCATCTGCGGGAGGCCGGTGTGGTCCCGAACGCCCGCGTGACGGTGACCAACGTCGCCGGCACCATCACGATCAACACACCCGGACACGAGGGCCTGGAGCTCTCCGCCGACATGGCGCATTCGGTTTTCGTCGAGAAGGTCGTCGAGAAGTCTGACGCAGCAAAAGTCTGACGCAGCAAGAGACTGACACAGGAAGCGTTCCCGAGATCACCCGGCGGCCCGCCGGGTGATCTCTGGCATCTGCACCCCGAGTTCGCGGGCGGTTCCGTAGGAGCCGTCGATCATCTCCCACAGCATCGTCGGCCGGACGCCGGCCCGCAGGGCGGTGTCGAGGAGGCCGGCCAGCTTCGCATCGGGGTCGGATTCGAGGGCGACGTCGAGGGCGACCCCGGCGTATGCCCCTTCTCCACCGATGTAGTGCAGGTGCGCCAGAAGGGTGGCGGCTCCGGCCCGCCCGGGTCCGGTGAGGCGCCGGGTGAGTTCCCGCCAGACGGATTCGGCGTCTTCGCGTAGGTCGGTGACGGCGAGCGCGAGGACGGCGTCGCGGACCGGGGGGCGTCGGACGGCCTGTTCCAGCACGGCGACCTCTGCGCAGTCCAGCGGTCCCCCGCC
The sequence above is drawn from the Gordonia rubripertincta genome and encodes:
- a CDS encoding DUF3099 domain-containing protein, encoding MGATGREPHDPHEESRRFGRSDHPAVPAETFLITDAQDSLEAQQKARVRKYLIMMAFRVPALIVAGIAYSITGSGLLALAIVAISIPLPWMAVLIANDRPPRKRGEVPHYKYGADHHLIGPPALSRTEQQLPHRTVDGHVVDPDD
- a CDS encoding sigma-70 family RNA polymerase sigma factor, whose protein sequence is MTEQDLDAQSPAADLVRVYLNGIGRTALLNAEQEVELAKQIEAGLYAKHVLATKKRLSATKKRDLATIVREGEAARAHLLEANLRLVVSLAKRYTGRGMPLLDLIQEGNLGLIRAMEKFDYAKGFKFSTYATWWIRQAITRGMADQSRTIRLPVHLVEQVNKLARIKRELHQQLGREATDEELANESGIPAEKIADLLDHSRDPVSLDMPVGSDEEAPLGDFIEDAEATSAENAVIAGLLHSDIRAVLATLDEREQQVIRMRYGLDDGQPRTLDQIGRMFGLSRERVRQIEREVMGKLRAGDRAERLRAYAS
- a CDS encoding bifunctional GNAT family N-acetyltransferase/acetate--CoA ligase family protein; this translates as MTDQDVSSNPEQTQTAAETQTAPETLADQPEPRSAWDYPRHWIADVLASDGGVVHLRPIVPDDAERIVAFHSKLSERTRYMRYFGPTPTLPPREVARMTTVDHQQRVAIVAVLGGEIIAVGIYEGLAFDGKPESAEVAFVVADEHQGRGLGPILLEHLAGAAAENGFTRFEAEVLSENPNMVAVFRDAGYQLARSFDGSTVHVEFLIDPTEALLSVRNARENASEARSVANLLRPTSVAVIGASTDPNKVGNALLANIIAGGFTGPVFPVNGPARVDEEPDRPGSERVGRPATPNRRRTRERPPSVRGIRAYETVRDIPDPVDLAVVAVPASRVDDVLDDCLVKGVRTLVVVSSGFGDSGEEEGLENERRLVAQVREHGMRLVGPNALGVANNDAGIALNATLAPRIPAAGRVGFFCQSGALGIAILDTAARRQIGLSTFVSAGNRADVSGNDLLQYWDSDASTDVILLYLESFGNPRKFSRISRRVSRAKPIVAVKSGAGAMSPVRAARSTANFDDQIARMMLEQAGVIQVDTIPELFDCAALFAYQPLPRGPRVRIIGNSSVLGSLAADHARNGGLEVVDNIDLGAGASEELFEDAVSAAMTDTGVDAIIVVFVPPVAVDADWHARALMAAANTPGADGDKPIVTTFLAVDGIPPGLTKPGPNGLPERGSIPSYASPERAAASLARAWQYAKWKMRPESVVHRAEGTDPEAARMYVREAMASDGQSSDRLLGQVDSAKLLRWYGISVVPFREVRTMHEASAAARELGFPVAVKATSPKWRGRLDREGARLDLPDATAVVNAFAELSELTGDHVLHVQKMAPKGVGTVIRVRDDQSFGSVISFGLSGRTFDLLGDHGYRAIPLTEFDARELIDEPRSAPLLSGYRGEEPADKEALVDLLLRISTLVDDIPEVREVLCDPILVSVDGASVLNAQIRVGPVPDRRDTGPRRLS
- a CDS encoding acetoin utilization protein AcuC codes for the protein MTDTSTTAVIWSEDFLSYRWAHTHPMNPVRLALTMTLAQSLGVLDDVETVPPQAIDDDALTVVHTRDYIDAVRAVGSGTASLSGPLLERLFGLGDADNPVFAGMHEAARLLVGGTLAAAQTVASGAATRAVNIGGGMHHAMKARAAGFCIYNDCAIAIRYLLDKGFDRIAYIDVDAHHGDGVQVEFAADPRVMTVSLHQHPATLWPGTGWPTEVGDGDAQGSAVNLALMPNTEDRLWLRAFHAVVPSLIAEFKPQIIVSQCGADSHRADPLTDLSLTVEGQRAAMIAMRDLADKYCEGRWIAVGGGGYGVVNVVPRSWTHLLGVALDREIDPTTTIDESWCATAEQISTQVHSDYARPPVGVMGDGGDVEYQPWDGDAGQEPFEGVSATAQRQTDRAILATRRAVYPLHGLDPEDPRD
- a CDS encoding metal-dependent transcriptional regulator, with product MNDLVDTTEMYLRTIYDLEEEGIVPLRARIAERLDQSGPTVSQTVARMERDGLLRVAGDRHLELTERGRSLAVAVMRKHRLAERLLVDVIGMPWDQVHEEACRWEHVMSENVERRLLAVLEYPTTSPYGNPIPGLDLLGVEVPSTDDGATRIADLPAGDTVAVIVRRLSEHAQSDVGLISHLREAGVVPNARVTVTNVAGTITINTPGHEGLELSADMAHSVFVEKVVEKSDAAKV